A genomic stretch from Kovacikia minuta CCNUW1 includes:
- a CDS encoding UvrD-helicase domain-containing protein, with amino-acid sequence MEDQVADLESAGLSFSTFINSNLPAPERSQRLEALRNGQKGLLYISPEQLRSLSIRTLLKERPPVLWVIDEAHCITQWGHDFRPDYRYVPKFIKELYTEQGRSLPRLALLTATATIKVQQDICELFAEHGLKPQLIPASNMSRKNLDYQVIPASHDKNKPIFEAVRNALAQGGCALVYTTTRKDAERLAALLEQEGLEAKYYHGKIDKAQKALILQEFKQGSLNIITATCAFGMGINRKDVRAVIHHTLSSSLEAYIQEAGRAGRDGEPATCILLFDGKDAETIFFLKSLNQLTATDLRNIFTAVRSIRKLLQQRADQVTEDWFWITAEEIYQSSDLDEAFATEADQRSTKIQVALYHLENFGLIERAENLSTTIQYHLCQSNPTKSWQTFLAYVQGRNLSKEQLQQFEKLIYGMHLIKAHHQTDGERVSLERLSDESGIPVTELSERIRELRRAGVCSSQIPLTLVITKAVSGDARTAYERRCQLEQTLLDECLELVGDRRMLQVNLRGLATRLDPGGQQKLSASVLLDIVESWRALHWLKLKNISSGIIQIQPIEADTGPLSKVIERLENHQDFCRRLINAIYAEIDQKLEKTSGARLIVECEFETLLETICARRNPTELDAKQLKTALLWLHQRKILRLTEGLLLFSQAFKVRVHKGANITTINRKYPEVQNHYSEQARRTHLMVEYGRLGENQTARQQLVEDYFQLPFEEFAHKYPDLHTDACKHPVTQEDYNRIMGSLNPAQTAIVEADDPAIAVIAGPGSGKTRTIVHRIAYLIKVKRVNPDRILVLAYNRNAVRELRIRLKDLVGASASRLRVYTFHGLALSLLGRTIDESDTKSQKQQSTEHRFQKLLEEACNLLDKGDEGIVADEDSQMRRVRLLGNTEYIFVDEYQDVAEQEYRLIQLIAGFGDSEDQARSVQINLCVIGDDDQNIYEFRGTNPKYILQFQAEYRARRFLLTENYRSTESIIQASNYLIQNNPDRCKRDLQEQVQIDAARIGQSGAPVQALQFSTPNEQAIWITTQVKQWITEGTPPWEIAILAREWDELKEIRALLDRLANIPTHTLKGGEIKLVRNHVTQRLLQSLKRDPSLIIPPKQSVREHFERFFERKYHGLNEPTVKTLLKIAIDLDEERGYGSDLADEISTNEMITAIYEFNESPDLSIDEAAVLVTSCHGAKGLEFRKVILLTDQFSTHAKQAQQERRLFYVAMTRAKEELVLTSTRTSQFIKEMQLEVNQKLVEQVNLPSFIYYADLSPFGERRGGQQKGDINLGYAATKSNQAIIRKLREGSNLQLKCNRYGDGWTIWTEQDEEIGALSKHANQVLSNQGLRPSQFKWQPGEVTVRHIYQHLDSDEVTGKVNKKWYLVVPQIRVCR; translated from the coding sequence GTTACGTCCCCAAATTCATCAAAGAGCTTTACACCGAACAGGGGCGATCGCTCCCTCGGCTTGCGCTCCTGACTGCAACTGCAACCATTAAAGTTCAACAAGACATTTGCGAGTTATTTGCTGAACATGGCTTGAAACCTCAACTCATACCTGCCAGCAATATGAGCCGGAAAAATCTGGATTACCAGGTGATTCCAGCTTCTCACGATAAAAACAAACCCATTTTTGAAGCCGTCAGAAATGCTCTCGCTCAGGGAGGGTGTGCCCTGGTTTACACAACCACTCGCAAAGATGCTGAACGGTTAGCAGCTTTGTTAGAACAAGAGGGACTGGAAGCCAAATACTATCACGGAAAAATTGACAAAGCGCAAAAAGCCCTCATTCTGCAAGAATTCAAGCAAGGCAGTTTAAACATCATTACTGCCACCTGTGCCTTTGGCATGGGCATCAATCGCAAGGATGTCAGAGCCGTTATCCACCATACGCTCAGTAGTAGCCTGGAAGCTTATATTCAGGAAGCAGGACGGGCAGGACGAGATGGTGAACCCGCAACGTGCATCTTACTTTTCGATGGCAAAGATGCAGAAACGATCTTCTTCTTGAAGAGCCTCAATCAATTAACCGCCACTGATCTACGAAATATCTTTACAGCCGTCCGAAGTATCCGAAAACTATTACAACAGCGAGCAGACCAAGTGACCGAAGACTGGTTCTGGATAACGGCTGAGGAGATTTATCAGAGTAGTGACTTAGACGAAGCCTTTGCGACTGAGGCAGATCAGCGAAGCACAAAAATTCAGGTTGCCCTTTACCATCTAGAGAACTTTGGACTGATAGAACGGGCAGAAAACCTTTCCACAACGATTCAATATCATCTGTGCCAGTCCAACCCGACAAAATCCTGGCAAACTTTTCTAGCGTATGTTCAAGGACGAAATCTATCCAAAGAACAACTCCAACAGTTTGAAAAGTTAATTTATGGAATGCATCTGATCAAAGCCCATCACCAGACCGATGGTGAGCGAGTATCCCTGGAACGCTTAAGTGATGAATCTGGAATCCCAGTCACAGAATTATCTGAACGGATTCGTGAACTTCGACGGGCTGGAGTTTGTTCCTCCCAAATTCCCCTCACATTAGTCATTACTAAAGCCGTTTCCGGGGATGCTCGGACGGCTTATGAGCGGCGTTGCCAACTAGAGCAAACTTTACTCGACGAGTGTCTAGAGCTGGTGGGCGATCGCCGGATGCTACAAGTCAACTTACGAGGGCTAGCAACTCGCCTCGATCCGGGTGGACAGCAAAAACTGAGCGCATCTGTTTTGTTAGACATTGTTGAGAGCTGGAGGGCATTACACTGGCTCAAACTCAAAAACATCAGCTCCGGAATTATTCAAATTCAACCGATTGAAGCTGACACAGGACCGTTATCAAAAGTCATCGAAAGATTAGAAAACCACCAAGACTTCTGTCGTCGGTTGATTAACGCAATTTACGCCGAGATTGACCAGAAACTAGAGAAAACCTCCGGTGCCCGCCTCATCGTTGAATGTGAATTTGAAACCCTACTGGAAACGATTTGCGCTCGGAGAAATCCGACAGAACTCGATGCAAAACAGTTAAAAACAGCCCTTCTCTGGTTACATCAGAGGAAAATTTTGCGATTAACCGAGGGGCTACTCCTTTTCAGCCAGGCATTCAAAGTCCGAGTCCATAAAGGAGCTAATATCACCACCATTAACCGTAAGTATCCAGAGGTGCAGAACCACTATTCGGAACAAGCCCGTCGCACCCACTTAATGGTGGAATACGGGCGATTAGGAGAGAACCAGACTGCCCGCCAACAGCTCGTTGAAGATTACTTTCAGCTCCCTTTCGAGGAATTTGCTCATAAATATCCAGACCTCCATACAGACGCTTGCAAGCATCCCGTTACCCAGGAAGACTATAACCGGATTATGGGATCGCTCAACCCAGCCCAAACCGCTATTGTCGAAGCAGACGACCCGGCGATCGCAGTCATTGCGGGTCCAGGCTCTGGTAAAACACGTACCATCGTTCATCGCATTGCCTACCTGATCAAAGTCAAACGGGTCAACCCCGATCGAATTCTGGTGTTGGCTTACAACCGCAATGCCGTTCGAGAACTCCGCATCCGGCTTAAAGATTTGGTGGGAGCTTCAGCATCGCGACTGAGAGTCTATACCTTTCATGGGCTGGCTCTGTCGTTACTGGGTCGCACGATTGACGAATCAGACACCAAATCCCAGAAACAGCAAAGTACAGAGCATAGATTCCAAAAACTGCTCGAAGAAGCCTGTAACCTTTTGGACAAAGGCGACGAAGGTATCGTGGCTGATGAAGATAGCCAAATGCGTCGAGTCAGGCTGTTAGGCAACACAGAATACATCTTTGTGGATGAGTACCAGGATGTTGCAGAGCAGGAATACCGCCTGATTCAACTGATTGCCGGATTTGGGGACTCTGAAGACCAGGCGCGATCGGTTCAAATCAATCTCTGTGTGATTGGCGACGACGATCAAAATATCTACGAATTCAGAGGCACCAACCCTAAATACATTTTGCAATTTCAAGCAGAGTACAGGGCAAGACGATTTCTATTAACCGAAAACTATCGCTCTACTGAATCCATCATTCAAGCCTCAAACTATCTTATTCAAAACAATCCCGATCGCTGTAAACGAGATCTCCAGGAACAAGTCCAAATTGATGCAGCCCGGATTGGTCAATCAGGAGCACCAGTCCAGGCACTTCAATTTTCAACTCCAAACGAACAAGCCATCTGGATTACCACACAGGTCAAACAATGGATTACAGAAGGAACACCTCCCTGGGAGATTGCTATCCTGGCGCGGGAATGGGATGAACTCAAAGAAATTAGAGCCTTGCTCGATCGACTAGCAAACATTCCCACTCATACTTTGAAAGGAGGTGAAATTAAGCTCGTTCGCAATCACGTTACTCAGCGTCTCTTACAGTCTCTCAAGCGTGATCCGAGCCTAATTATCCCACCCAAACAATCTGTTAGGGAACACTTCGAACGGTTTTTTGAAAGAAAATATCATGGATTAAACGAGCCTACAGTCAAAACCCTCCTAAAGATTGCGATCGATTTAGATGAGGAACGGGGCTATGGCTCAGATTTAGCTGATGAAATCAGCACGAATGAAATGATTACCGCTATCTATGAATTTAACGAAAGCCCCGATCTTTCGATCGATGAAGCCGCAGTTTTAGTAACGAGCTGTCATGGAGCCAAAGGACTTGAATTTCGTAAAGTGATTTTACTGACCGATCAATTCTCTACTCATGCAAAACAAGCGCAGCAAGAACGTAGATTGTTCTATGTTGCCATGACAAGGGCGAAAGAGGAATTAGTTCTAACTTCAACTCGCACTAGTCAATTCATCAAAGAGATGCAGCTTGAAGTAAACCAGAAATTGGTGGAGCAAGTTAATCTGCCCAGCTTCATTTACTATGCTGACCTTAGCCCATTTGGAGAAAGAAGAGGCGGTCAACAAAAAGGCGATATCAACTTAGGATACGCAGCCACAAAATCAAACCAGGCTATTATTCGAAAATTAAGAGAAGGAAGCAACTTACAACTGAAATGTAATCGCTACGGAGATGGCTGGACAATCTGGACTGAGCAGGATGAAGAAATCGGGGCTTTATCAAAACACGCCAATCAAGTCCTGAGTAACCAGGGACTTCGCCCAAGTCAATTTAAATGGCAACCTGGTGAGGTTACTGTACGTCATATTTATCAACATTTAGATAGTGATGAGGTAACAGGCAAAGTTAACAAAAAGTGGTATTTAGTTGTGCCCCAAATTCGGGTTTGTCGTTAA